Below is a window of Pseudomonadota bacterium DNA.
GCCGAGGTCCTGAATCTGCCCGAAAATGAACGACTCGATCTGCTTTATGCCGCTCAACTGCACGACATCGGCAAGATCGGCATTTCAGAACAGTTACTCAATAAGCCGGGCAAACTTAATAAAGTCGAATACGAAACCATCAAGACCCACCCGGGCAAAGGCGTGAAAATTCTCGAGCCCCTCGTTTTTCTGACCCATCTGCTGCCGATTATCGAAGCTCATCATGAATGGTTTGACGGCTCGGGCTACCCCAAGGGTCTGGCCGGCGACAGGATTCCCTATATGGCCCGAATTATCGCGGTCTGCGATAGCTTTGACGCCATGACCTCGGCGCGTTCATACCGCAAACCCTTGCCCCTCAAGGTTGCTATTCAGGAAATCAAGGACGGCTCAGGCAGTCAGTTTGATCCGAATGCCGTAAACGCCTTTCTGGAAGTTTTTCATGACGTCCTGGCCCTCCGCATGACCGCCCAGGGATTCTCCTGAGAAAACAGGTTCACACCCAGGTACCCTGATCCTTATATTCCAGGGTCAGGGAAGCCAGTCGCCTTTTTAATTGCATGAACCTGGCTTTCATTTCCTGAAGCCAGAGGCCATGACGGCCGGCTTGCTCAGCCGTGAAAAAGATATTCTCAGGGTTAACCTCGACCTGCAGACCGACGTTTTCCCCATGCAACTGCAACCGCCCGTAGTTACGGCAAACCATACACTGCATCCGGTTTTCCCCCAACAATTGAATCACATCGCTGCCGCACAAGGGGCAGGTCCAAGGCGCAACCTCACGTTTTTCTTCGCCAAGCAGCACTCGGCCCAAGGCTGCGGCCCGCCGCAGCTGTTCTTCATTCTCAAGAAAAATCTCGCCCGGCAGCGCCCCATAAAAAACCTGGGACGCTTTGATCTCCAACCCCAGAATAAGGCTGAAACTATTCAGCATCATTTCACTGTAACCGGCCTCTCCCCGAATTCCCGCGGTCACCAGGTTAAGAACCGGCTTGCCGCGCAATGAGATCCCATACATTTGCAGGCAACGGTCCAGAAAAACCTTAAGCATGCCGTTGGCTCCCATGAAATAAGTCGGGGACGCGATGATCAGGGCATCCGCCCCCGCCAGGGTTTGAGCAACGGCCGCAAAATCATCCTCCAAAGGGCATTTACCACTGACCAGACATGCGTAACAGGCTTTGCAGGGCCTGATTTTCTTCTCGGTAAGCCGAATCAACTGCAGGTCGTGCGC
It encodes the following:
- a CDS encoding flavodoxin family protein gives rise to the protein MTKKIVALVLSPRELGNCEILVKEICRHLPSAHDLQLIRLTEKKIRPCKACYACLVSGKCPLEDDFAAVAQTLAGADALIIASPTYFMGANGMLKVFLDRCLQMYGISLRGKPVLNLVTAGIRGEAGYSEMMLNSFSLILGLEIKASQVFYGALPGEIFLENEEQLRRAAALGRVLLGEEKREVAPWTCPLCGSDVIQLLGENRMQCMVCRNYGRLQLHGENVGLQVEVNPENIFFTAEQAGRHGLWLQEMKARFMQLKRRLASLTLEYKDQGTWV